The DNA sequence TGGATCCAGCCCCGGGTCGACGAGGTCAGGTCGGTGTAGCCGATCTGGACGTTGACGCCCCGGTCGCGGGCCTGCTGCTCGGTGAGGCCGACGGCGCCCACCTCGGGGTCGGTGAACGTGACCCGGGGCAGTGCCCGGTAGTCGGCCACCGGGAGGCTGCCCGGCGCGACTGTGGAACCGCCCGCGCTCATCGCACCGCCGACGGCGCTGACCACGCCGGCCGCGCCGCCGACCACGCTGGCGGTGCCGCTGGCGTCCGGCCCGCCCCTGGTACGCCGCATGTGGTCGAGCACGTCGGCCACCACGATGCCGGCCTGGTACATGGCGATGTGGGTGAACGCGCCCTCGCCGGTGAGGTCGCCGACCGCCCAGATGCCCTCGGTGACGTGCATCCGTTCGTTGACCGGCAGGTAGCGTTGCCCGGCGTCCACGCCCACCGTGTCCAGCCCCAACTCCTCCAGGTGCGCCCGGCGGCCGGTCACCACCAGCAGCTTCTCGCCGCTGAACGTGGCGCCGTCGGCGTGGATGGTGAACGCGTCGCCGTCGTGGCTGACCCGGCCGGCCTTGACCCCGGTGCGGATCTCCACCCCGTCGGCGCGCAGCGCCTCGGCGGCGAGCTCGGACGCCTCCGGCTCCTCGACGGCGAGCACCCGGTCGGCGGCCTCGACGACGGTGACGCGTACGCCGAACCGGGCGAACACCTGGGCCAGTTCCAGCCCGATCGCGCCGCCGCCGAGCACCAGCAGCGTCCCGGGCAGTTCCTCGACCTCGATGGCCTGGTGGTTGGTCCAGTACGGCGTGTCGGCCAGCCCGTCGATCGGCGGGACCGAGGGCCGGGTGCCGGTGCCGAGCACCACCCCGAAGCGGGCCTCGAAGACCTGGTCGCCGACGCGTACCCGGTTGGGGCCGTCGAGCCGGCCGCTGCCGCGTACGAACCGGCCGCCCTTGCCGGTGAAGCGGTCCACCGCCGCCTTGTCGTCCCAGGTGTCGGTGGCCTCCTCCCGGATCCGCTTCGCCACCGGCGCCCAGTCGGGGCGCACCTCGGCGGACCCGGCGAGTTCGTTCACCCGGTGCGCCTCGGCCAGCGCGTTGGC is a window from the Micromonospora sp. DSM 45708 genome containing:
- a CDS encoding dihydrolipoyl dehydrogenase family protein, giving the protein MAEPELVDVVVVGLGVGGEEVAGRLAEAGLDVVGIERDLVGGECPYWGCVPSKMMIRAANALAEAHRVNELAGSAEVRPDWAPVAKRIREEATDTWDDKAAVDRFTGKGGRFVRGSGRLDGPNRVRVGDQVFEARFGVVLGTGTRPSVPPIDGLADTPYWTNHQAIEVEELPGTLLVLGGGAIGLELAQVFARFGVRVTVVEAADRVLAVEEPEASELAAEALRADGVEIRTGVKAGRVSHDGDAFTIHADGATFSGEKLLVVTGRRAHLEELGLDTVGVDAGQRYLPVNERMHVTEGIWAVGDLTGEGAFTHIAMYQAGIVVADVLDHMRRTRGGPDASGTASVVGGAAGVVSAVGGAMSAGGSTVAPGSLPVADYRALPRVTFTDPEVGAVGLTEQQARDRGVNVQIGYTDLTSSTRGWIHKTGNAGFIKLVADADQGVLVGATSAGPAGGEVLSALMVAVHAAVPISQLRHMIYAYPTFHRAIEDALRNLK